The window CCGGGTCGCCCTTCTCCATCGCACGCCGATAGCCCGCCCGCGCGCCGATGCAGCCGAGATATTTGATGACGCTCGGACAGCGCGACAAGTCATAGGGCTGGAAGTAGCGCATCGTCGTGAGCGAGAAAACTGTCATGATGTCGGCGGTCGTGAAGGCGCTGCCTGCAAGATGTTCGGCCTCGCGAAGCCTCGCGTCGAGAAGGTCGTAGGCTCGATCGAGACGCCCCTTCATCGCGAGCAGGGTCGGATTGTCCTTGGCGAGATCGAGCCGGCTCAGGATCATCATCCGCCCCATGCCGGGTTGCAGGGTGCCATTGGCGAAATGAAGCCAATACAGAAACTGCGCGAAGGCGGGATCAGTGGGACCGAGCACGAGTCGGCCGTTGCCATATTTCGCAACGATGTAGTCGACGACCGCGCCGGATTCCGCGAGCACCAGCTCGCCATCGGTGATCACAGGCGCCGTGCCGGCCGGATGCAGCGCCTTGTACTCGGCCGGAGCCAGCATGGTGACAGGATCGCGCGTATAGCGCTTCAGCTCGTAGGGGATCTCCAGCTCCTCACACAGCCAGACGATACGCTCGGACTGCGACTTGCCGAGATGATGGACGGTGAGCATGAGGCCTCCTGAAGACATGAAGCAGAACGTGGGATGCGCCACGAGAACGCACAGGTGCGGTTGCGACTACGCCTCGTCCGTCACCATCCGCGCCATGACGCGGTCGCGGCGGATGAAATGGTGCCACAGGGCGGCGATCACGTGAATGGCGATCAAGGCGAGCAGCACATAGGCAAAGAGGATGTGGCGGTCTTCATAGGCGCCCGCTGCCGCGCGGTCGGGAGCGGTGAATTGCGGCACGTGAAACAGGCCGAAGAAGTCCGAATAGTCAGGCGCGTGCGCACCGGAATGCGCCCAGCCGAGCATGGTGACGACGATGACGGCGAGGTAGAGCGCGCCGTGGCTGACATGGGCCGTGACCTTCTGCCAGCGCGAGGTCTCGGCCGGCATGGTCGGCGTCGGGTTGACGAGGCGCCAGACCAGGCGCAGCACCGTGAGCAGCAGGATCACATAGCCGATATCGGCGTGGATCGAACGGTAGAAAAAGCGTTCGGGACGCGCCGGGATGTGGTTCATCCACCACCCGAAGCCGATCATGCCGATGATGGTCAGCGCCAGAACCCAGTGCAGCCATCGGGAAATGCTGCCCCAGCCGTGACTGGTATTTCTGATCATGTCGGCTCTCCGGAGTTTTGCGGGCCTGTCCCTATCTGCGCCGCAGTCCGGCAGCTGATATCGGGTCCATGCGGCAATCGCGAAATCGAATCGGTCCAAATTAGCCCTAAGCGCCCCTGCCGCAAAACCGCCCCAAAAACCGAATGGTAACCATGTCGGGCTAGGGTGATCACGTGACCAATTCCCCGACGATTCTGGTGTTCGATTCCGGCCTTGGCGGGCTCACGGTCCTGCGTGAGGTCGTGGCCGCGCGCTCCGACGCGCATTACGTCTACGTCGCGGACGACGCCTTCTTTCCCTACGGCCACCACAGCGAGGACGAGATCATCGCCCGCGTGGTGCCGCTGATGGGGGAATTGGTCGGCACGCACGATCCTGACCTCGTCGTCATCGCCTGCAACACGGCGTCCACTTTGGTCCTATCGCATCTGCGCGCCGCTTATTCCCTGCCCTTCGTCGGCACCGTGCCGGCGATCAAGCCGGCCTGCGCGCAGTCGAGGAGCCGGCGCGTGTCGGTGCTCGGCACCAAGGGCACGGTGAAGCGCGAATATACCAAGGCGCTGATCCGCGATTTCGCGCAAGGCTGCGAGGTGACGCTGGTCGGTTCGCCGGAGCTGGCCGCGCTGGCCGAAGCAGAGCTCAGCGGCTCTCCCGTCAGCGACGACGCCATCCTCGCGGAGCTCGCCCCGTGTTTCGTCGGCGATGCCGGGGACGCCGGCGCACGCACCGATACCGTGGTGCTCGCCTGCACGCATTATCCGCTGCTGCTCGACCGGCTGAAAAAGCTCGCGCCCTGGCCGGTGGACTGGATCGA of the Bradyrhizobium sp. WSM1417 genome contains:
- the murI gene encoding glutamate racemase is translated as MTNSPTILVFDSGLGGLTVLREVVAARSDAHYVYVADDAFFPYGHHSEDEIIARVVPLMGELVGTHDPDLVVIACNTASTLVLSHLRAAYSLPFVGTVPAIKPACAQSRSRRVSVLGTKGTVKREYTKALIRDFAQGCEVTLVGSPELAALAEAELSGSPVSDDAILAELAPCFVGDAGDAGARTDTVVLACTHYPLLLDRLKKLAPWPVDWIDPAPAIARRVSDLLGPHTGGIAQSGAEMIFTSNRVHGLSATLTPFFGGRIPA
- a CDS encoding cytochrome b gives rise to the protein MIRNTSHGWGSISRWLHWVLALTIIGMIGFGWWMNHIPARPERFFYRSIHADIGYVILLLTVLRLVWRLVNPTPTMPAETSRWQKVTAHVSHGALYLAVIVVTMLGWAHSGAHAPDYSDFFGLFHVPQFTAPDRAAAGAYEDRHILFAYVLLALIAIHVIAALWHHFIRRDRVMARMVTDEA
- a CDS encoding glutathione S-transferase family protein, giving the protein MLTVHHLGKSQSERIVWLCEELEIPYELKRYTRDPVTMLAPAEYKALHPAGTAPVITDGELVLAESGAVVDYIVAKYGNGRLVLGPTDPAFAQFLYWLHFANGTLQPGMGRMMILSRLDLAKDNPTLLAMKGRLDRAYDLLDARLREAEHLAGSAFTTADIMTVFSLTTMRYFQPYDLSRCPSVIKYLGCIGARAGYRRAMEKGDPGMALLLN